In the genome of Desulfonatronum thiosulfatophilum, the window TGCAGGTTATATATGCGTTCAAGGTCGGCGGGTCAGAGTCGGTAGCAAGGGACATTGCCTTGAATATGAACAAGCATTCCGAACATGCCGTCGCTTCATTGGAAAGCGATGGCCATTTCAGAGAGGTGTTCGACTCGAACAATGTGAAGACATACGTTATTGACAGACAACCTACAGAACGCTTCGGACCTATGATCCGACTATGGAAAGCCATGCGTTCCTTCAAGCCGAATGTTGTTCATACGCATCACCTTTATCAATTGTTCTATGCCTGGCCAGGAGCCCTTTTATCCGGTGCGCGACTCATCCACACCGAGCATGAATACTACTCACTCGTGCCCGCGAAATCTCGTTTCATGCTCCGCAAAATATCAAGGTTTTGCAACGCGATAACCGCCGTGAACCGCGAGACGTCAGACTTTCTCGTCCAGAAAGTGAAGATTCCCAAATCAAAAGTGCATATTGTCGTTAACGGAATCGACTTTCGGAAAATCGCAAACGCGTCGAGTAGCCGAGAGCAGTTTGGGCTCTCAGAGGAAGATCCGGTCGCTGGGATTGTCGCTCGCCTTCATCCGGTCAAGGATCACGCCATGCTGCTGAAAGCTTTTCGAATTGTGGTTGATAACGTGCCGAATGCAAAATTATTGGTTGCAGGTGACGGCAGTGAACGTGAAAGGCTTGAGAAGCAGACTCATGACCTTGGGCTGAAACATGCGGTGATTTTTCTGGGAACGCGTTCCGACATCCCCAACATATTGAGTTGCATAGACATATTTGTACTTGCGTCATGGAAAGAAGGCCTTCCACTGAGTATTCTTGAAGCTATGGCTGCCGGCAAACCAATTGTCGCTACTGACGTTGGTGGAGTTCCATCACTGGTGAATGATTCAGGGTCAGGAATAATCGTTCCTCCGCGTGACCCTGAATCAATGGCAAATGCTGTAATCCAAATGTTAAAAAACAAGAAAGACAGGGAAATTTTCGGTAATGCAGGTCAGGAGTATGTAAAGCAAAACTACTCACTCGATACTTCAATAAAAAAATACGAATCCCTTTACATGTCTTCTTGACAAGCGGTATGTTGTTCGTTTCATCACTTAATGAGATTGCACATGGTTAATCGAACATGAAAAACATTAATGTTTCTAATAAGTTTATTAGTATAATTATACCAACTTATAATTATAGTTTTTGTATCTTGGATACGATACATAGCGTGCTGCAGCAATCCTATAAAGAATTTGAGTTGATAGTTGTTGATGATGGCTCAAAAGATGATACGCGCGCAATAGTCAGCAACATCAAAGATTCAAGAATTCGATATATATACCAGAAAAATCAAGGAGCCAACGTCGCAAGAAATCGTGGTTTCCATGAATCAAGTGGTGGTTACCTGATTTTTCTTGATTCGGATGACGTTTTGGAAAAAAATTATCTGGAGGAGTTACTGAAGGTTGCAATGCGCAATTCGGACGCAAATATCTATGGACCTTCAAAAAAAGGATATTTCACTGATCTGGGATTCAACGTACTCTCGGAATTGGGGCCTTGCCCGAATCCAGACTTGCTTGAAAGCTGGATTAAGCATGATTGGTGGATTTTCACTTCATGCGTTTTCTGGAAACGTGAAAATCTTGTGAAAGTGGGCGGTTGGGACGAAGCTCTTCATGCCAATCAGGACGGGGATATTGCAATGAGAGCCCTGATTGAGGGTATAGCATTCATCTATGCGGAAAATGCTCCACCTGTTTTGATCACTTCTCACAAAAATAAAAAGCCATCCATATCGGATACGAAGAGTCAAAAGACATTGAACTCCCGTTACGCTGTTTTCTTGAAACTGGAAATTATCTTGAAGCAAAAGGGAATGCTGAACGCCAAATATCAAAATGCGCTGGGAGTAGGATATTATGTTCTGGCTCAAAGCGCGCTTGCGGATAGCCCCGAATTTTCCGAAATTTGCTATCGAAGATTTCGCGAAATGTGTGGCCTGAAGAAGCCACCTGGAAGTTATTTGAATTGGATTGGCATATTGATGCTAGGAATCAGAAATAAAACAAGATTGTCAAATTATATTGGAAGAATATTTTAATTGTTTGTTGAAGTGCTTACGCGGCGGTTCGTTCAATATTTCAATTTGAGGGGCAAATAAATACAGGTCGGAGTGTATTCATTGAGAGCTGAC includes:
- the pelF gene encoding GT4 family glycosyltransferase PelF, whose protein sequence is MRVMQVIYAFKVGGSESVARDIALNMNKHSEHAVASLESDGHFREVFDSNNVKTYVIDRQPTERFGPMIRLWKAMRSFKPNVVHTHHLYQLFYAWPGALLSGARLIHTEHEYYSLVPAKSRFMLRKISRFCNAITAVNRETSDFLVQKVKIPKSKVHIVVNGIDFRKIANASSSREQFGLSEEDPVAGIVARLHPVKDHAMLLKAFRIVVDNVPNAKLLVAGDGSERERLEKQTHDLGLKHAVIFLGTRSDIPNILSCIDIFVLASWKEGLPLSILEAMAAGKPIVATDVGGVPSLVNDSGSGIIVPPRDPESMANAVIQMLKNKKDREIFGNAGQEYVKQNYSLDTSIKKYESLYMSS
- a CDS encoding glycosyltransferase family 2 protein; translation: MKNINVSNKFISIIIPTYNYSFCILDTIHSVLQQSYKEFELIVVDDGSKDDTRAIVSNIKDSRIRYIYQKNQGANVARNRGFHESSGGYLIFLDSDDVLEKNYLEELLKVAMRNSDANIYGPSKKGYFTDLGFNVLSELGPCPNPDLLESWIKHDWWIFTSCVFWKRENLVKVGGWDEALHANQDGDIAMRALIEGIAFIYAENAPPVLITSHKNKKPSISDTKSQKTLNSRYAVFLKLEIILKQKGMLNAKYQNALGVGYYVLAQSALADSPEFSEICYRRFREMCGLKKPPGSYLNWIGILMLGIRNKTRLSNYIGRIF